Proteins encoded in a region of the Planktothrix tepida PCC 9214 genome:
- a CDS encoding alpha/beta fold hydrolase: MFPSFLPQSVQRLTEATSIAFAQNLKCKAISTPLREQPIQTVYIHQGTGGTPILLIHGFDSSSFEYRRLLPLLATEQETWSLDILGFGFTERGAEFQFKRSEIVTHLYSFWETLINQPVILVGASMGGAVALDFALWYPAAVKSIVLLDSAGMKPGPVMGKFLLPPFDYLATEFLRNPKVRQAISESAYFDKSFASLDAQLCAALHLEAMGWNQALIRFSKTGGYGKFGNELNDIQQPTLILWGDNDKILGTADAYKFEKAIPHSQLIWIKNSGHVPHLEQPEITAQHILDFAKNLTP; encoded by the coding sequence ATGTTTCCGAGTTTTCTACCCCAGTCTGTACAAAGGTTAACTGAAGCAACTTCTATCGCTTTTGCTCAAAATCTCAAATGTAAGGCAATTTCTACCCCTCTACGAGAGCAACCGATTCAAACGGTCTATATTCATCAAGGAACGGGAGGAACCCCCATTTTATTAATTCATGGGTTTGATAGTTCTTCTTTTGAATATCGGCGATTATTGCCGTTGTTAGCCACAGAGCAGGAAACCTGGAGCTTAGATATTTTAGGTTTTGGATTCACAGAACGGGGCGCAGAATTTCAGTTTAAGCGATCGGAAATTGTGACTCATTTATATTCCTTTTGGGAAACCTTAATTAATCAACCTGTTATTTTAGTCGGAGCATCAATGGGGGGTGCAGTTGCGTTAGATTTTGCCTTATGGTATCCCGCAGCCGTGAAATCCATCGTATTATTAGATAGTGCTGGAATGAAACCAGGGCCAGTGATGGGTAAATTTTTATTACCTCCCTTTGATTATTTAGCGACAGAATTTTTGAGAAATCCTAAAGTTCGTCAAGCCATTAGTGAAAGTGCTTATTTTGATAAAAGCTTTGCGTCTTTAGATGCTCAACTTTGTGCTGCTTTGCATTTAGAAGCGATGGGCTGGAATCAAGCGTTAATTCGGTTTAGTAAAACGGGAGGATATGGAAAGTTTGGTAATGAGTTAAATGATATTCAACAACCAACCTTGATTTTATGGGGAGATAATGATAAAATATTAGGAACGGCTGATGCTTATAAATTTGAAAAAGCCATTCCCCATTCTCAATTAATTTGGATTAAAAATTCGGGTCATGTTCCCCATTTAGAACAACCTGAAATTACAGCACAACATATTTTAGATTTTGCCAAAAATTTAACTCCCTAG